The Stenotrophomonas rhizophila genome has a window encoding:
- a CDS encoding anthranilate synthase component II: protein MLLMLDNYDSFTYNLVQYLQTLGADVKVVRNDALSVDEIAALAPERIVISPGPCTPNEAGVSLELIRRLGPTTPILGVCLGHQGIGQVYGGDVIRAGTIMHGKTSPIRHLGKGVFAGLPDRYQATRYHSLVVDKTTLPDCLEVTAWTENEDGTMEEIMGLRHREHPVEGVQFHPESILTEHGHALLKNFLQRNPA, encoded by the coding sequence ATGTTGTTGATGCTCGACAACTACGACAGCTTCACCTACAACCTCGTGCAGTACCTGCAGACCCTGGGTGCCGATGTAAAGGTGGTGCGCAACGACGCCCTGAGCGTTGACGAGATCGCCGCGCTCGCGCCCGAGCGCATCGTGATCTCACCCGGCCCGTGCACGCCCAACGAAGCGGGCGTGTCGCTGGAGCTGATCCGGCGGCTGGGTCCGACCACGCCGATCCTGGGCGTGTGCCTGGGCCACCAGGGCATCGGCCAGGTGTACGGCGGCGATGTCATCCGCGCCGGTACCATCATGCACGGCAAGACCTCGCCGATCCGCCACCTGGGCAAGGGCGTGTTCGCCGGCCTGCCGGACCGCTACCAGGCCACCCGCTACCACTCGCTGGTGGTGGATAAGACCACGCTGCCCGACTGCCTGGAAGTGACCGCCTGGACCGAGAACGAGGACGGCACCATGGAAGAGATCATGGGCCTGCGCCACCGCGAACACCCGGTGGAGGGCGTGCAGTTCCACCCCGAATCGATCCTCACCGAGCACGG